In Providencia rettgeri, the following proteins share a genomic window:
- a CDS encoding MFS transporter — protein sequence MTYRYKIATVFLLGFFIDCINIFMSAIALPDIASSFSASQSQVAWVANGYILGLVLVMPISLWLAGRLGNQKLLCYSMLLFSVAAWFSGSSDSIYSLIFWRFIQGAAGGLLIPVGQALVFALFPNNDRQRISTLIMTVALIAPAFSPAIGGLIIDSLSWHWVFYANLPFSLLTAVLAWVWIKNDGKAIREKPDILGLIMVSLSLLSLLLSFSFYNDYHNLLLALVSFATSTLVFVIYLKYAKKCREPILNFQLLNNTNLRNAFIVYYAVPGIFTGVNLLNIFNLQENIGFSAAQTGLFMVLYALGAVVSMVTGGRLYLQIGKKQLFIIGITLHSLGIFLLYWVSSSSQLYLLIIAYLLMGMGGGLSANTAQISSLMDFKDKDLLQGSVLWNINRQVAFSVGAVIFISIFSLTTFSSDLLRYQYTFLIASILGLLSLISVIKEK from the coding sequence ATGACTTATCGATACAAAATTGCCACAGTATTTTTACTCGGTTTCTTTATTGATTGTATTAATATTTTTATGTCGGCGATAGCATTACCTGATATTGCATCGTCATTTTCAGCGAGCCAATCTCAAGTTGCTTGGGTTGCCAATGGCTATATTTTAGGTTTAGTGCTGGTGATGCCCATCAGTTTATGGCTAGCAGGCAGGCTAGGTAATCAAAAGCTACTTTGCTATTCCATGTTGCTTTTTTCTGTTGCAGCTTGGTTCAGTGGGAGCAGTGATTCAATTTATAGTTTAATTTTTTGGCGTTTTATCCAAGGAGCCGCGGGAGGGTTATTAATTCCTGTCGGTCAGGCACTCGTTTTTGCATTATTTCCAAATAATGATCGTCAGCGTATATCAACATTGATTATGACAGTCGCGTTAATTGCGCCTGCATTCTCACCTGCCATTGGTGGTTTAATTATTGATTCTTTATCTTGGCATTGGGTTTTTTATGCTAATTTACCTTTTTCATTGCTAACGGCCGTACTTGCCTGGGTTTGGATAAAAAATGATGGGAAAGCAATAAGAGAAAAGCCAGATATTTTGGGGCTAATAATGGTAAGTTTAAGTTTATTAAGCTTATTATTATCATTCTCTTTTTATAATGACTATCACAATTTATTATTGGCTTTGGTGAGTTTTGCTACTTCAACTCTCGTATTTGTTATTTATCTTAAATATGCCAAAAAATGTCGAGAACCTATTTTAAATTTTCAATTATTGAATAACACCAATTTGCGTAACGCTTTTATTGTTTACTATGCTGTTCCCGGTATTTTTACGGGAGTTAATTTACTGAATATTTTTAATCTACAAGAGAATATAGGATTCAGCGCAGCACAAACAGGATTATTTATGGTGCTATATGCATTGGGGGCGGTAGTTTCAATGGTAACTGGTGGGCGCCTTTATTTGCAGATAGGGAAAAAACAATTATTTATTATTGGTATTACATTACATAGCCTTGGTATTTTTCTGCTTTATTGGGTTTCATCTTCAAGTCAGCTCTATTTATTAATAATCGCTTATTTATTGATGGGGATGGGTGGTGGATTGAGCGCCAATACTGCACAAATTAGCTCGCTGATGGACTTCAAAGACAAAGATTTACTTCAAGGGAGCGTATTGTGGAATATTAATCGACAAGTCGCATTTAGTGTTGGCGCCGTCATATTTATTTCTATATTTAGCCTAACGACTTTTTCGAGTGATTTATTACGCTATCAATATACGTTTCTTATCGCATCAATACTCGGGTTACTTTCATTAATTTCAGTGATCAAGGAAAAATAA
- a CDS encoding multifunctional CCA addition/repair protein produces MKVYLVGGAVRDQLLGLPILDRDYVVVGTTPEAMLSQGFQQVGKDFPVFLHPKTHEEYALARTERKTGAGYTGFSCYSAPDVTIEDDLLRRDLTINAIAQSGSGEIIDPFQGVNDLNNRILRHVSDAFSEDPLRVLRVARFAARYFEQGFTIAPETLALMQKMATTGELSHLTAERVWTETEKALKSNSPQVYFDVLRQCGALAVLFPEVDALFGVPAPEKWHPEIDTGIHTLMVMKMIAELSNNVDIRFAALCHDLGKALTPPDIWPSHPNHGEAGIPLIETLCARLKVPTTARDLARLAARYHDKIHIINKLPANELIAIFDGLDSWRKPERIEQLSLISEADARGRLGLEQQAYPQGQYFRQAFSIAQSVEVKPIIEQGFQGPEIRQELTRQRIEAVASWQQQMF; encoded by the coding sequence ATGAAAGTCTATCTCGTGGGGGGGGCTGTACGTGACCAACTTCTTGGGCTACCTATTTTAGATAGGGACTATGTGGTGGTTGGCACAACACCCGAGGCAATGCTATCGCAAGGTTTTCAACAAGTTGGAAAGGATTTTCCTGTATTCCTACATCCAAAGACCCATGAAGAATACGCTTTAGCCCGCACAGAACGTAAAACTGGTGCCGGCTATACTGGCTTTAGCTGCTATAGCGCTCCCGATGTTACTATTGAAGATGATTTGCTACGTCGCGATCTAACAATTAACGCGATAGCACAAAGTGGATCAGGTGAAATTATTGACCCATTCCAAGGCGTAAACGATCTCAATAACCGTATTTTACGTCATGTGTCTGACGCATTTTCTGAAGATCCTTTACGGGTCTTACGGGTTGCGCGATTTGCCGCTCGCTACTTTGAACAAGGTTTTACGATTGCGCCTGAAACATTAGCATTAATGCAAAAAATGGCCACAACAGGGGAATTATCTCACCTCACCGCCGAACGCGTTTGGACAGAAACCGAAAAAGCGCTGAAATCAAATTCTCCACAGGTGTATTTTGATGTTTTACGCCAATGTGGTGCTTTAGCTGTACTTTTTCCTGAAGTTGATGCGTTATTTGGTGTTCCTGCCCCTGAAAAATGGCACCCTGAAATTGATACCGGTATCCATACTTTAATGGTAATGAAAATGATTGCCGAGCTATCTAATAATGTAGATATTCGCTTTGCGGCCTTATGCCATGATTTAGGCAAAGCGCTAACACCACCGGATATTTGGCCGAGCCATCCAAACCACGGTGAAGCAGGTATTCCATTAATAGAAACTCTCTGCGCAAGATTAAAAGTACCAACTACGGCTCGTGACTTAGCCCGTCTAGCTGCGCGTTACCATGATAAAATACATATTATCAATAAATTACCAGCTAATGAGCTCATTGCGATTTTTGATGGGCTTGATAGCTGGCGTAAACCAGAACGTATTGAGCAACTCAGTTTAATCAGCGAGGCGGATGCAAGAGGTCGATTAGGCCTTGAACAGCAAGCCTATCCACAGGGACAGTACTTCAGGCAAGCTTTTTCTATAGCACAATCCGTTGAGGTCAAACCCATTATTGAGCAAGGTTTTCAAGGCCCTGAGATCCGGCAAGAACTTACGCGGCAACGTATTGAAGCCGTTGCTAGTTGGCAACAACAAATGTTCTAA
- a CDS encoding LysR family transcriptional regulator, with amino-acid sequence MQKNLKKIISFLQVVDSGSFTKAADILGLSRSMVSVDIKQLETQLNVSLLTRNTRNIALTEVGKHFYDDFKRIQSQIDEAFEKSQNLGTNIVGLLRFSSTSEFGQRFILPLLPEFCRLYPKLRLQYSFNSSLDDLITEKLDLSIRLGNLKNSSHKMKKLGEYEIYLVATPEFLKKHPIKQLTDLANVPWINHALLNWQDPQYFLQNAKNEKYYLPLIKNQYESNSAAVIHHMVLASLGIAICPAWMVDDDLRYERLVHVLPEYRLPKQNIQLLYPSTFVLPAKTRAFIDYLADKLAVKK; translated from the coding sequence ATGCAAAAAAATCTCAAAAAGATTATCAGCTTTCTACAAGTTGTTGACTCCGGTTCATTCACGAAAGCCGCAGATATTTTAGGGCTAAGCCGCTCTATGGTTAGTGTGGATATCAAACAATTAGAAACTCAGCTCAATGTGAGCTTGCTGACACGAAATACGCGGAATATTGCATTAACAGAAGTGGGAAAACATTTCTATGACGACTTTAAACGTATTCAAAGTCAAATAGATGAAGCTTTCGAAAAAAGCCAAAATTTAGGCACTAATATTGTAGGTTTGCTGCGCTTTTCATCAACGAGTGAGTTTGGCCAACGTTTTATTTTGCCACTACTTCCTGAATTTTGCCGCCTTTATCCTAAGCTAAGGTTACAGTATTCATTTAACTCATCCTTAGATGACCTTATCACAGAGAAACTCGATTTATCTATTCGGTTAGGTAATTTAAAAAATTCATCCCATAAAATGAAAAAACTGGGTGAATATGAAATTTACTTAGTTGCCACCCCTGAATTTCTAAAAAAACACCCAATCAAACAACTCACTGATTTAGCAAATGTTCCATGGATTAACCATGCGTTATTAAACTGGCAAGATCCGCAATATTTTTTACAGAACGCAAAAAATGAAAAATATTACTTACCTCTAATTAAAAACCAATACGAGTCTAATTCTGCCGCCGTTATTCACCATATGGTGTTAGCCTCATTAGGTATTGCAATATGCCCAGCTTGGATGGTTGATGATGACTTGCGGTATGAACGCTTAGTACATGTATTACCTGAATACCGTTTGCCGAAACAAAATATTCAATTACTTTACCCAAGTACTTTTGTTTTACCGGCTAAGACCCGTGCTTTTATTGATTACTTAGCAGATAAATTAGCGGTAAAGAAATAA
- the folB gene encoding bifunctional dihydroneopterin aldolase/7,8-dihydroneopterin epimerase, with product MDIVFIEQLSVITTIGVYDWEQDIEQKLVLDIEMGWNNKRASMSDNVEYCLDYAKVSQAILAHVGNNKFGLVERVAEEVAQLLMTQFASPWVRIKVAKPGAVARAKQVGVIIERGVKSA from the coding sequence ATGGATATCGTATTTATTGAGCAATTATCAGTCATCACCACGATCGGTGTATATGACTGGGAACAAGATATTGAACAGAAACTGGTGCTCGATATCGAAATGGGATGGAATAACAAACGCGCGTCTATGAGCGATAATGTAGAATATTGCTTAGATTATGCCAAAGTTAGTCAGGCTATCCTTGCTCATGTTGGGAATAACAAGTTTGGGTTAGTAGAGCGTGTTGCTGAAGAAGTCGCACAACTACTGATGACTCAATTTGCTAGCCCATGGGTTCGAATTAAGGTGGCTAAGCCGGGAGCTGTGGCGCGAGCCAAACAAGTTGGGGTTATTATCGAAAGAGGCGTGAAAAGCGCTTAA
- the dnaG gene encoding DNA primase — protein MAGRIPRSFINDLLARTDIIDLVDAKVPLKKQGKNHHACCPFHNEKTPSFTVNGERQFYYCFGCGAHGNAIDFLMNYDKLDFVEAIEELSALHGLDVPYEKGTGSSQIELHQRQNLYQLMEKINQFYCAALSHSSANKAKDYLSQRGLSAEIIEHFSIGFAPAGWDNLLKKFAVNPESRKQLDDAGMLVTNDNGRIYDRFRERVMFPIRDRRGRVIAFGGRVLGDALPKYLNSPETDIFHKGRQLFGLYEATQNSSELAKLLVVEGYMDVVALAQYDIRYAVASLGTSTTSEHIQLLYRSTDTVICCYDGDRAGREAAWRALETALPYLTDGRQLRFMFLPDGEDPDSLVRKEGKETFEQRMKDAQTLSSFLFDSLVPQVDLKTQEGKAKFSKLAIPLIKQIPGETLRLYMAQELGNFIGIPDISQVLAMIDRENTEQVNYQAPKLKPTTMRILIALLVQNPNFSELVPSLEGIAHIQMPGLSLFQELVDVCRSTPGMSTGQLLERYRDNKFSKQLEKLATWNDIEIEEIAENTFIDALNHLFNSALDERFDYLIAKERTEGLTPEEREEVRLITLSRVKT, from the coding sequence ATGGCTGGACGAATTCCGCGTTCATTTATCAATGATTTGTTAGCAAGAACCGATATCATTGATTTAGTCGATGCAAAAGTCCCGTTAAAAAAACAGGGTAAAAACCATCACGCTTGTTGTCCGTTCCATAATGAAAAAACACCCTCTTTTACCGTAAACGGTGAAAGACAGTTTTATTACTGTTTTGGTTGTGGTGCTCATGGCAATGCTATCGATTTTTTGATGAATTATGACAAACTCGATTTTGTCGAAGCTATTGAAGAATTATCTGCACTGCATGGCCTTGATGTCCCTTATGAAAAAGGAACGGGTTCAAGCCAAATAGAACTTCATCAACGGCAAAATTTGTATCAGTTGATGGAAAAAATTAATCAATTTTACTGTGCTGCCTTAAGTCATTCTTCGGCTAATAAAGCGAAAGATTATTTAAGCCAACGTGGTTTAAGCGCTGAAATTATTGAGCATTTTTCGATTGGTTTCGCCCCTGCGGGCTGGGACAACTTACTCAAAAAATTCGCTGTAAACCCAGAAAGTCGCAAACAGCTTGATGATGCAGGCATGTTAGTGACAAATGATAATGGCCGAATCTATGACCGCTTTAGAGAGCGTGTTATGTTCCCAATTCGGGATAGACGCGGTCGTGTAATTGCCTTCGGTGGCCGAGTATTAGGGGATGCCCTTCCCAAATACTTAAACTCTCCCGAAACTGATATTTTCCATAAAGGCCGTCAATTATTTGGCCTCTATGAAGCAACACAAAATAGTAGTGAATTAGCGAAATTACTCGTAGTTGAAGGCTATATGGACGTTGTTGCTCTCGCTCAGTATGACATCCGCTATGCGGTTGCCTCACTTGGCACATCAACAACCTCAGAACACATTCAGCTACTTTATCGTTCAACAGATACAGTTATTTGTTGTTATGATGGCGACCGCGCAGGCCGAGAAGCGGCTTGGCGGGCACTGGAAACAGCACTTCCCTATCTAACGGATGGTCGCCAATTGCGCTTTATGTTTTTACCTGATGGTGAAGACCCGGATTCATTAGTGCGTAAAGAAGGCAAAGAGACTTTTGAGCAACGCATGAAAGATGCTCAAACCCTTTCCTCCTTTTTATTTGATTCACTTGTTCCTCAGGTGGATTTAAAAACGCAAGAAGGGAAAGCAAAATTTAGTAAATTAGCTATCCCTTTGATTAAACAAATACCTGGTGAAACATTGCGCCTTTATATGGCTCAAGAGCTAGGAAATTTTATTGGTATACCGGATATTTCTCAAGTTCTTGCTATGATTGATAGAGAGAATACAGAACAAGTTAACTATCAGGCGCCCAAATTAAAACCAACCACAATGCGAATACTTATCGCACTGTTGGTACAGAATCCGAACTTTTCGGAACTTGTTCCCTCATTAGAGGGGATCGCCCATATTCAAATGCCGGGGCTTTCTCTATTTCAGGAACTGGTTGATGTTTGCCGTTCTACCCCCGGAATGTCGACTGGGCAGTTGCTAGAGCGTTATCGTGATAATAAATTTTCGAAACAGCTTGAAAAACTCGCAACATGGAACGATATAGAAATAGAGGAGATAGCGGAAAATACCTTTATAGATGCGTTAAACCATCTATTTAATAGCGCACTCGACGAACGTTTTGACTATTTGATAGCAAAAGAACGAACTGAAGGGCTGACCCCAGAAGAGCGCGAAGAAGTCCGCTTAATCACTCTTTCAAGAGTGAAAACATAA
- a CDS encoding HdeA/HdeB family chaperone: protein MRKVIISSVLFAVSTISFNSMAADKNTVTPENMTCQQFINLDPQSWAPIALWVTNQETQFKGGDYVSLTEQSVAEVPQIVEFCKKKPEGTLQDYLASKK, encoded by the coding sequence ATGAGAAAGGTTATTATATCTAGCGTATTATTTGCTGTATCTACAATTTCATTTAACTCAATGGCAGCAGACAAAAATACGGTTACACCTGAGAATATGACTTGTCAGCAATTTATTAATTTAGATCCTCAAAGCTGGGCACCTATTGCGTTATGGGTAACAAACCAAGAAACGCAATTTAAAGGTGGAGATTATGTTTCACTAACAGAGCAAAGTGTTGCTGAAGTCCCTCAGATTGTTGAGTTTTGTAAGAAAAAACCGGAAGGTACTCTGCAAGATTATTTAGCATCTAAGAAGTAA
- the tsaD gene encoding tRNA (adenosine(37)-N6)-threonylcarbamoyltransferase complex transferase subunit TsaD codes for MRVLGIETSCDETGIAIYDDERGLLANQLYSQIKVHADYGGVVPELASRDHIRKTVPLIQAALKEANLTSQDIDAVAYTAGPGLVGALMVGATVGRSLAFAWNVPAVAVHHMEGHLLAPMLEEKSPEFPFVALLVSGGHTQLISVTGIGEYELLGESIDDAAGEAFDKTAKLLGLDYPGGPVLSRMAQQGTAGRFVFTRPMTDRPGLDFSFSGLKTFAANTIRENADDDQTRADIARAFEDAVVDTLAIKCKRALEQTGFKRLVMAGGVSANRALRAKMEDVLKQRGGEVFYARPEFCTDNGAMIALAGLIRLKGGSTTGLGVTVRPRWPLAELPPLEK; via the coding sequence ATGCGTGTTTTAGGTATCGAAACCTCTTGCGATGAGACGGGTATCGCAATCTATGATGATGAGCGAGGCTTATTAGCCAATCAATTATACAGCCAAATTAAAGTTCATGCAGACTACGGTGGTGTCGTGCCTGAATTGGCCTCGCGTGATCATATTCGTAAAACAGTGCCGTTAATTCAAGCCGCGCTGAAAGAAGCTAATTTAACAAGTCAAGATATCGACGCCGTCGCTTATACTGCGGGCCCCGGTTTGGTGGGGGCTTTAATGGTCGGTGCAACGGTCGGGCGTTCGTTAGCTTTTGCGTGGAATGTTCCTGCTGTGGCTGTTCATCACATGGAAGGCCATTTATTGGCTCCAATGCTAGAAGAGAAAAGCCCTGAATTTCCTTTCGTTGCATTACTGGTTTCTGGTGGACATACCCAGCTTATCAGTGTGACGGGGATTGGTGAGTATGAGCTACTTGGTGAATCCATCGATGACGCAGCAGGTGAAGCGTTTGATAAAACAGCGAAATTATTAGGTTTAGACTACCCTGGCGGCCCTGTGTTATCTCGCATGGCACAGCAGGGGACTGCGGGCCGTTTTGTGTTTACTCGACCAATGACAGACAGGCCAGGGCTTGATTTTAGCTTCTCAGGGTTAAAAACCTTTGCAGCAAATACCATTCGTGAAAATGCGGATGACGACCAAACCCGAGCTGATATTGCGAGAGCCTTTGAAGATGCCGTGGTAGATACGTTGGCCATTAAATGCAAACGCGCTTTAGAACAAACAGGGTTTAAACGCTTGGTGATGGCGGGGGGCGTTAGTGCTAACCGCGCACTTAGAGCAAAAATGGAAGACGTTCTCAAACAGCGTGGCGGTGAGGTTTTTTATGCGCGCCCTGAGTTTTGTACAGATAACGGTGCGATGATTGCTTTAGCGGGGCTTATTCGTCTTAAAGGTGGGTCAACGACAGGGCTTGGCGTGACAGTTCGTCCGCGCTGGCCACTGGCCGAATTACCACCGTTAGAAAAATAA
- the rpsU gene encoding 30S ribosomal protein S21 — MPVIKVRENEPFDVALRRFKRSCEKAGVLAEVRRREFYEKPTTERKRAKASAVKRHAKKLARENARRTRLY; from the coding sequence ATGCCGGTAATTAAAGTACGTGAAAACGAGCCATTCGACGTTGCACTGCGTCGTTTCAAACGTTCCTGTGAAAAAGCAGGTGTTTTAGCTGAAGTTCGTCGTCGTGAATTCTATGAAAAACCAACGACTGAACGCAAACGCGCTAAAGCATCAGCTGTAAAGCGTCACGCTAAGAAACTGGCTCGCGAAAACGCACGCCGTACTCGTCTGTACTAG
- the rpoD gene encoding RNA polymerase sigma factor RpoD, with product MEQNPQSQLKLLVTKGKEQGYLTYAEVNDHLPEDIVDSDQIEDIIQMINDMGIQVMEEAPDADDLILAENTSDTDEDAAEAAAQVLSSVESEIGRTTDPVRMYMREMGTVELLTREGEIDIAKRIEDGINQVQCSVAEYPEAITYLLEQYDRVEAGESRLSDLITGFVDPNAEEDLAPTATHVGSELPQAELDKDDDEDEEDEDADDSDDDNSIDPELARQKFSDLREQYEKTRQHIKQYGRSDAKTAAAIEQLSEVFKEFRLVPKQFDYLVNNMREMMDRVRLQERTIMKLCVEQCKMPKKNFITLFSGNETSETWLTAAKAMNKPWSEKLLEVEEEILRCLQRLRQIEEETGLTIEQVKDINRRMSIGEAKARRAKKEMVEANLRLVISIAKKYTNRGLQFLDLIQEGNIGLMKAVDKFEYRRGYKFSTYATWWIRQAITRSIADQARTIRIPVHMIETINKLNRISRQMLQEMGREPSPEELAERMLMPEDKIRKVLKIAKEPISMETPIGDDEDSHLGDFIEDTTLELPLDSATSESLRSATHEVLAGLTAREAKVLRMRFGIDMNTDHTLEEVGKQFDVTRERIRQIEAKALRKLRHPSRSEVLRSFLDE from the coding sequence ATGGAGCAAAACCCGCAGTCGCAGCTTAAGCTACTCGTAACCAAGGGTAAAGAGCAAGGTTACTTAACCTATGCCGAGGTCAATGACCATCTGCCGGAAGATATCGTCGATTCAGACCAAATTGAAGATATCATTCAGATGATTAATGACATGGGCATCCAGGTCATGGAAGAAGCACCTGATGCCGATGATTTAATTTTGGCTGAAAATACTTCCGATACTGATGAAGATGCAGCAGAAGCCGCTGCACAAGTGCTGTCCAGTGTTGAAAGTGAAATCGGCCGCACGACCGACCCTGTCCGCATGTATATGCGTGAAATGGGCACCGTCGAGCTTCTCACACGAGAAGGCGAAATCGACATTGCAAAACGTATCGAGGATGGTATTAATCAGGTTCAGTGCTCTGTTGCTGAATATCCTGAAGCTATTACCTATCTCCTTGAGCAATATGACCGTGTTGAAGCAGGAGAAAGCCGTTTATCTGATTTAATCACCGGCTTTGTTGACCCTAACGCGGAAGAAGATCTCGCACCAACAGCAACTCACGTTGGCTCTGAATTACCACAAGCAGAGCTTGATAAAGACGATGACGAAGACGAAGAAGATGAAGACGCCGATGACAGCGATGACGATAACAGCATCGATCCTGAATTAGCGCGTCAAAAATTCTCTGATCTTCGTGAGCAATATGAAAAAACGCGTCAACATATTAAACAATATGGTCGTAGTGATGCGAAAACGGCTGCCGCTATTGAGCAGCTTTCCGAAGTATTTAAAGAGTTCCGTTTAGTTCCTAAGCAATTTGACTATTTGGTCAATAACATGCGTGAAATGATGGACAGAGTTCGCTTACAAGAGCGTACCATCATGAAACTGTGTGTTGAACAATGTAAGATGCCGAAGAAAAACTTCATTACTTTATTTAGTGGTAATGAGACCAGCGAAACTTGGTTAACTGCTGCAAAAGCAATGAACAAGCCTTGGTCAGAAAAACTACTTGAAGTTGAAGAAGAAATTCTACGTTGCCTGCAAAGACTGCGTCAAATTGAAGAAGAAACGGGTCTGACAATTGAACAAGTTAAAGATATCAACCGTCGTATGTCTATCGGTGAAGCAAAAGCACGCCGTGCGAAGAAAGAGATGGTTGAAGCAAACTTACGTCTGGTTATTTCTATCGCTAAGAAATACACCAACCGTGGCTTGCAGTTCCTTGACCTGATCCAAGAAGGTAATATCGGCCTGATGAAAGCCGTTGATAAGTTTGAATATCGCCGTGGTTATAAGTTCTCAACTTATGCAACTTGGTGGATCCGTCAGGCTATCACGCGTTCAATTGCTGACCAAGCACGTACTATTCGTATCCCGGTTCACATGATTGAAACTATCAATAAACTGAACCGTATCTCTCGCCAAATGCTGCAAGAAATGGGCCGTGAGCCATCGCCAGAAGAACTGGCAGAACGCATGCTAATGCCGGAAGATAAAATTCGTAAAGTCCTGAAGATTGCTAAAGAACCAATCTCTATGGAAACCCCTATCGGTGATGATGAAGATTCACATTTAGGTGATTTTATTGAAGATACCACTTTAGAGCTGCCTTTAGACTCTGCAACGTCAGAAAGCTTACGCTCTGCAACTCACGAAGTGTTAGCAGGCTTAACCGCTCGTGAAGCAAAAGTGCTACGCATGCGTTTTGGTATCGACATGAATACTGACCACACCCTTGAGGAAGTCGGTAAGCAGTTTGATGTTACCCGTGAACGTATCCGTCAGATCGAAGCGAAAGCGTTACGTAAATTACGTCACCCAAGCCGCTCAGAAGTTCTGCGCAGCTTCCTTGACGAATAA
- the plsY gene encoding glycerol-3-phosphate 1-O-acyltransferase PlsY, translated as MSATALGMIIFAYLCGSVSSAILICRLARLPDPRQHGSGNPGATNVLRVGGKAAAAGVLICDVLKGMIPVWLAYYLNVQPFYLGFVAIAACLGHIYPIFFRFKGGKGVATAFGSIAAIGWDLSGLVAGTWLLTVLLSGYSSLGAIVSALLAPFYVWWFKPEFTFPVAMLSCLVLVRHHGNIQRLWRGQESRIWQKLKNKKQKTNKEIAQEAKEQEQDD; from the coding sequence ATGAGTGCAACCGCGCTTGGCATGATAATCTTCGCCTATCTTTGTGGCTCAGTTTCGAGTGCGATACTGATCTGCCGTTTGGCGAGACTACCCGACCCCCGTCAACACGGCTCTGGTAACCCTGGTGCAACTAACGTATTACGTGTAGGCGGTAAAGCCGCCGCTGCTGGGGTACTCATTTGTGACGTATTAAAAGGGATGATACCCGTTTGGCTTGCTTATTATTTAAATGTGCAGCCATTCTATCTTGGCTTTGTTGCAATTGCAGCCTGTCTTGGGCATATATATCCTATTTTCTTTCGTTTCAAAGGCGGGAAAGGGGTAGCAACTGCATTTGGTTCAATTGCCGCTATTGGTTGGGATCTTTCTGGTTTAGTCGCAGGGACATGGTTACTGACAGTATTGCTTAGTGGTTATTCATCACTCGGCGCAATTGTCAGCGCCTTACTCGCTCCCTTTTATGTTTGGTGGTTTAAACCTGAATTCACCTTCCCTGTTGCCATGTTGTCTTGTTTAGTGTTAGTCCGCCATCATGGCAATATACAACGCCTTTGGCGCGGCCAAGAAAGCCGTATTTGGCAAAAGCTGAAAAATAAAAAACAAAAAACCAATAAAGAAATAGCCCAAGAAGCCAAAGAGCAAGAACAGGATGACTGA